From one Rhodamnia argentea isolate NSW1041297 chromosome 1, ASM2092103v1, whole genome shotgun sequence genomic stretch:
- the LOC115748744 gene encoding CBL-interacting serine/threonine-protein kinase 4-like, with protein MEGALPPPPCAADFGGSRLPGKQELGCGRPGSPATPPPASRAAVGGGPELLGGGSKLGRQDSGAALLGKYQMGQLLGRGSFAKVYRASSLADGSPVAIKIIDKTKPITSAMEPQILREVAAMRRLQCHPNILKIHEVMATRTKIYLVMELASGGELFSKIVRRGRLTEPVARRYFQQLVSALRFCHRSGVVHRDVKPQNLLLDAAGALKVSDFGLSALPEQLRDGLLHTACGTPAYTAPEVVCRHGYDGSKADAWSCGVILFVLLAGYMPFDDHNLVAMYKRIHTRDYNFPDWISKPARYIIHQLLDPNPNTRMSLEALINTSWFKKSLNPKPRPDQSPVAELDMLDSKHDVIGTMNAFDIISLSSGLDLSGLFEATGGAKGKRFTSRASAEAIAERVRDVGSKLGFSVERRKGGTIGLGKGVGSVLAVEVSEIAESLLMVEVRVVGYGGVSLEEVQWGDWKAGLEELVLSWQKEAA; from the coding sequence ATGGAAGGGGCGCTTCCTCCTCCGCCTTGCGCCGCCGATTTCGGCGGCTCCCGACTTCCGGGAAAGCAAGAATTGGGCTGTGGCCGACCGGGTTCCCCGGCGACTCCTCCTCCGGCCTCCCGCGCCGCAGTGGGCGGGGGGCCCGAGCTCCTGGGGGGCGGCAGCAAGTTGGGTCGCCAGGATTCGGGCGCTGCCCTCCTGGGGAAGTACCAGATGGGGCAGCTCCTCGGCCGGGGCAGCTTCGCGAAGGTCTACCGGGCCTCGTCGCTGGCCGACGGCTCCCCGGTGGCCATCAAGATCATCGACAAGACGAAGCCCATAACGTCCGCCATGGAGCCGCAGATACTCCGGGAGGTGGCGGCGATGCGGCGGCTCCAATGCCACCCCAATATTCTCAAGATCCACGAGGTGATGGCGACTCGGACCAAGATCTACCTCGTCATGGAGCTCGCCTCCGGCGGCGAGCTCTTCTCCAAGATCGTCCGCCGCGGCCGCCTGACCGAGCCCGTAGCCCGGCGCTACTTCCAGCAGCTCGTCTCTGCCCTCCGCTTCTGCCACCGGAGCGGCGTCGTCCACCGCGACGTCAAGCCTCAGAACCTACTCCTCGACGCTGCCGGCGCTCTCAAGGTCTCCGACTTCGGCCTCTCGGCGCTTCCGGAGCAGCTCCGCGACGGGCTTCTCCACACGGCCTGCGGGACCCCAGCCTACACCGCCCCGGAGGTGGTCTGCCGCCACGGCTACGATGGCTCCAAGGCCGACGCCTGGTCCTGCGGCGTCATCCTCTTCGTCCTTCTCGCCGGTTACATGCCGTTTGACGACCACAACCTCGTCGCCATGTACAAGAGAATCCACACGAGGGACTACAATTTCCCAGATTGGATCTCCAAGCCCGCGAGATACATAATCCACCAGCTTCTCGATCCAAACCCTAATACAAGAATGAGCCTCGAGGCTCTCATCAACACTTCCTGGTTCAAGAAATCCTTGAATCCGAAGCCCCGACCGGACCAATCCCCAGTTGCCGAACTCGATATGCTAGATTCTAAACACGACGTGATCGGGACGATGAATGCCTTCGACATAATCTCGCTGTCCTCGGGGCTGGACCTGTCGGGGCTGTTCGAGGCGACGGGTGGTGCGAAGGGGAAGCGGTTCACGTCAAGGGCGTCGGCGGAGGCGATCGCGGAGAGGGTCCGGGACGTCGGGAGCAAATTAGGGTTTAGTGTGGAGAGGAGGAAGGGGGGCACCATAGGGTTAGGGAAGGGGGTCGGGTCGGTGCTGGCAGTGGAGGTGTCGGAGATCGCGGAGTCGCTGTTGATGGTGGAGGTGAGGGTGGTCGGCTACGGCGGAGTGAGCCTCGAGGAGGTTCAGTGGGGGGATTGGAAGGCGGGGCTGGAGGAGCTTGTGCTTTCGTGGCAGAAGGAAGCGGCTTGA